The following coding sequences are from one Nicotiana tabacum cultivar K326 chromosome 1, ASM71507v2, whole genome shotgun sequence window:
- the LOC107777119 gene encoding amine oxidase [copper-containing] gamma 1-like, translating to LSIFNKPSPRLVCLRESSNGFLFTLSLDFLLLHCCFSSCKFIVFSSKTYFQPTSKTRKTKFDSILETPIFKVNNTFDSSPSHPLDPLTIQEINKAQIIISSYKPFLGSFPSIRSLSLDEPEKIQVLNWKYGNPLPPRRALVIAWANDQVHLLIVDLNLGQIISHVQNPGSGYPPISIDDVRVAIRATLSNEEFNKSIVARGVNFSDLVCTTPSSGWFGPEEEGKRIMKVRCYSSQGTPSFYMRPIEGLIVIVDIDKGEVIKILDTSPKIPIPYGENTDYRYTSQDMPPQMEPLNPISIEQPKGPSFTIENGHNVKWANWDFHLKADQRAGIVISRARIRDSETGEPRSVMYKGFASELFVPYMDIDENWYFRSYMDAGEFGLGATAMSLVPLNDCPRYSYFMDGLFVTADGKPFVQPNIICVFERYAGDISWRHSDLPIHGFEERIRESRPKVTLVARMAASVGNYDYIFDWEFQTDGLIRVTVGLSGMLMVKGTPQNSTNEDDIFGALVSENVIGVAHDHFITFHLDMDIDGPINSFVKVDLVKEENPSTKTPRKSYWKAKRQVIEKEKDAQIKLKLYEPSEFHFINPLRKSRIGNPTGYKIVPKGNAASLLDLDDPPQVRSAFTNNQIWVTPYNKFEQWAGGLLVYQSKGEDTLAVWSNRNREIKEKDIVLWYTLGFHHVPCQEDFPVMPTVTSTFDLKPLNFFERNPILRARPNFDEDLPVCRSTNLN from the exons CTTTCTATTTTTAATAAGCCATCCCCTAGGTTAGTGTGTTTGAGAGAGAGCTCCAATGGATTCCTCTTCACTCTTTCGCTTGACTTTCTTCTTCTccattgttgtttttcttcttgcAAATTCATTGTTTTTAGCTCCAAAACCTATTTTCAACCAACTTCTAAGACTAGGAAAactaagtttgattcaattttaGAAACACCAATTTTCAAAGTCAACAACACTTTTGATAGCAGCCCATCACACCCTTTAGATCCACTTACTATTCAAGAAATCAACAAAGCCCAAATCATTATTTCTTCATATAAGCCTTTCTtaggttcttttccttctattCGTTCTTTATCACTAGATGAGCCTGAAAAAATTCAAGTCTTAAATTGGAAATATGGTAACCCTCTTCCTCCTAGAAGAGCACTTGTTATTGCTTGGGCCAATGACCAAGTTCACTTGCTCATTGTGGACTTAAACTTGGGCCAAATTATAAGTCATGTACAAAATCCCGGATCGGGCTATCCACCTATATCCATTGATGATGTTCGGGTTGCTATACGGGCCACATTGTCCAATGAAGAATTCAATAAATCCATTGTTGCGAGAGGAGTTAATTTTTCGGATTTGGTTTGTACTACGCCATCATCGGGCTGGTTTGGGCCCGAAGAAGAAGGTAAAAGGATCATGAAAGTTCGATGTTATTCGAGCCAAGGTACTCCTAGTTTCTATATGAGGCCCATTGAAGGTCTCATAGTAATTGTTGACATTGACAAAGGTGAAGTTATCAAAATTTTggacacaagtccaaaaattccAATTCCATATGGTGAGAACACGGACTACAGATATACGTCACAAGACATGCCTCCACAAATGGAACCACTTAATCCAATCTCAATAGAACAACCCAAAGGCCCAAGTTTTACTATCGAAAATGGACATAATGTTAAATGGGCCAATTGGGATTTTCACCTAAAGGCGGATCAAAGAGCAGGAATAGTCATTTCTAGAGCTCGAATTCGAGACTCAGAAACTGGTGAACCAAGAAGTGTAATGTACAAAGGATTTGCTTCAGAATTATTTGTGCCATACATGGATATTGATGAAAATTGGTATTTTAGATCATATATGGATGCTGGTGAATTTGGGCTTGGGGCAACAGCAATGTCACTTGTGCCACTTAATGACTGTCCAAGATATTCCTATTTTATGGATGGGCTTTTTGTTACTGCTGATGGTAAGCCATTTGTTCAGCCCAATATTATTTGTGTGTTTGAGAGATATGCTGGTGATATTAGTTGGAGACATTCTGATCTTCCCATTCATGGTTTTGAG GAGCGAATAAGAGAGTCAAGACCAAAGGTGACCCTTGTGGCTCGAATGGCTGCATCGGTTGGAAATTATGACTACATTTTCGATTGGGAATTTCAAACTGATGGTTTAATTCGTGTTACG GTTGGCTTATCTGGAATGCTAATGGTAAAGGGGACTCCACAAAATAGCACAAATGAAGATGACATATTTGGGGCATTAGTTTCAGAGAATGTGATTGGTGTGGCCCATGATCATTTCATCACATTTCATTTGGATATGGACATTGATGGCCCAATTAACTCATTTGTAAAAGTTGATCTTGTGAAAGAAGAAAATCCATCAACAAAAACACCAAGAAAAAGCTATTGGAAAGCTAAAAGGCAAGTAATTGAGAAAGAAAAAGATGCTCAAATTAAGCTTAAGCTTTATGAGCCATCTGAATTTCATTTCATTAATCCTTTGAGGAAATCAAGAATAGGAAATCCAACAGGGTACAAGATTGTTCCAAAGGGTAATGCAGCTAGTTTACTTGATCTTGATGATCCACCTCAAGTTAGAAGTGCTTTCACCAACAACCAG ATATGGGTAACTCCATACAACAAATTTGAACAATGGGCTGGTGGGCTGTTAGTTTATCAAAGCAAAGGAGAAGACACACTTGCTGTTTGGTCCAACAG AAATCGTGAAATCAAAGAGAAGGATATTGTACTGTGGTATACATTAGGATTTCATCACGTACCATGTCAAGAAGATTTTCCAGTTATGCCAACTGTTACCTCTACCTTTGATTTGAAGCCTCTCAATTTCTTTGAAAGAAATCCAATACTTAGGGCCAGGCCCAATTTTGATGAAGATTTACCTGTTTGTCGGTCCactaatttaaattaa